One window from the genome of Breoghania sp. L-A4 encodes:
- a CDS encoding FAD-dependent oxidoreductase, with translation MTRKTESHYDVIVAGGGAGGIGAALGAARTGAKTCLIEKYGFLGGAATHSQVLAYCGFFQQGLEPVKAVGGAADLVLDALRATGMDGAPYRSPTTGNWIIVLEPEGVKLALDRVLAAHGVDVLLHSRVAAVTRTGKAIESVVVAGMDGRERLTAEAFIDATGDANLSLVTGVSMQTGNEHGYLQAASAPIRVGGLAPDLKVDRAAIIKALAFYNTTGDYPVARTDGGIYTRMPGSGDLWWMIIDLPMHDLSSQTFSRAERIMRASAHDYVQVLRETVPGFENAYLVQTGPQIGVRESRHPKARLRITGEDLIKGRQRPDGVARAGWPAELHTELGKPEYHSVGGAGYAHVPLDALRSAEIDNLYFAGRTIGADDLAYGSIRVMGTAFATGEAAGVAAANPELDGAQVAEMITEMGGLV, from the coding sequence ATGACCCGTAAAACCGAATCCCACTACGACGTCATCGTCGCCGGCGGCGGCGCGGGCGGCATCGGCGCGGCCCTTGGGGCTGCGCGCACCGGGGCGAAGACCTGCCTGATCGAGAAATACGGCTTTCTCGGCGGCGCGGCGACGCATTCCCAGGTGCTGGCCTATTGCGGCTTCTTCCAGCAGGGCCTGGAACCGGTCAAGGCCGTGGGCGGGGCCGCCGATCTGGTGCTCGACGCCCTGCGCGCCACGGGCATGGATGGCGCGCCCTACCGCTCGCCGACCACCGGCAACTGGATCATCGTGCTGGAGCCGGAGGGCGTGAAGCTGGCGCTCGACCGGGTGCTGGCCGCCCATGGCGTGGACGTGCTGCTGCACAGCCGCGTCGCCGCGGTCACCCGCACCGGCAAGGCGATCGAATCCGTGGTGGTCGCCGGGATGGACGGCCGCGAGCGCCTGACGGCGGAAGCCTTCATCGACGCCACGGGCGACGCCAACCTGTCGCTGGTCACCGGCGTGAGCATGCAGACCGGCAACGAGCACGGCTATCTGCAGGCGGCCTCGGCCCCGATCCGCGTCGGCGGACTGGCGCCGGATCTGAAGGTCGACCGCGCGGCGATCATCAAGGCGCTGGCCTTTTACAACACCACCGGCGACTACCCGGTCGCGCGCACCGACGGCGGCATCTACACGCGCATGCCGGGCTCGGGCGATCTGTGGTGGATGATCATCGATCTGCCGATGCACGATCTGTCATCGCAGACATTCTCCAGGGCCGAACGCATCATGCGCGCCTCCGCGCACGACTACGTGCAGGTGCTCAGGGAGACCGTGCCGGGGTTCGAGAACGCCTATCTGGTGCAGACCGGACCGCAGATCGGCGTGCGCGAAAGCCGCCATCCCAAGGCGCGCCTCCGCATCACCGGCGAGGATCTCATCAAGGGACGGCAGCGCCCCGACGGCGTGGCCCGTGCCGGGTGGCCGGCGGAACTGCACACCGAACTCGGCAAGCCCGAATATCACTCCGTGGGCGGGGCGGGGTATGCGCATGTGCCACTCGACGCGCTGCGCTCCGCCGAGATCGACAATCTGTATTTCGCGGGCCGCACCATCGGCGCCGACGACCTCGCCTATGGTTCGATCCGCGTCATGGGCACGGCGTTCGCCACCGGCGAGGCTGCGGGCGTCGCCGCCGCCAATCCCGAGCTCGACGGCGCGCAGGTGGCCGAGATGATCACCGAGATGGGCGGGCTGGTTTAG
- the cpaB gene encoding Flp pilus assembly protein CpaB, producing the protein MSILKKPEAEQADAETTGERRQGERRKGGDRRQPGREGEYQGEERRKLDRRGPEVLRSELQWTRAAEAHEGGIKARSRRMLRGLFNKPSRILVLLMALGSGGVAAFLTTQRDVQPALPVIQAAPQVVAAKTTQILVAKREIGVGEQISETTVAWEDWPEASLRSEYITAAAAPMAIAEMSGSVARFEIFPGEPIRAQKLASASQGYLSAVLNAGMRAVSVSVAAESASGGFVNPNDHVDVVLTRKGPGAPPRTSPPPAHASRRRSCTMCGCWRSTRDLEK; encoded by the coding sequence GTGTCGATACTCAAGAAACCAGAGGCCGAACAGGCCGATGCAGAGACCACAGGCGAGCGCCGCCAGGGTGAGCGCCGCAAGGGCGGCGACCGCCGTCAGCCCGGCCGCGAGGGCGAGTACCAGGGCGAGGAGCGCCGCAAGCTCGACCGCCGTGGTCCGGAGGTCTTGCGCTCCGAACTGCAGTGGACGCGCGCCGCGGAGGCTCACGAAGGGGGTATCAAGGCAAGGAGCCGGCGCATGCTGCGCGGATTGTTCAACAAGCCATCGCGCATTCTGGTGCTGCTGATGGCGCTGGGCTCGGGCGGCGTCGCCGCCTTTCTGACAACGCAACGCGACGTTCAGCCAGCCCTGCCGGTCATTCAGGCCGCGCCTCAGGTCGTCGCCGCGAAGACGACACAGATCCTGGTCGCGAAACGCGAGATCGGCGTCGGCGAACAGATCTCCGAGACGACCGTCGCCTGGGAGGACTGGCCGGAAGCCTCGTTGCGTTCCGAATACATCACCGCCGCCGCCGCGCCCATGGCCATCGCCGAGATGTCCGGATCGGTGGCGCGGTTCGAGATTTTCCCCGGCGAGCCGATCCGCGCGCAGAAGCTGGCCAGCGCCTCGCAGGGCTATCTGTCGGCCGTGCTGAACGCGGGCATGCGCGCCGTGTCCGTGTCGGTCGCTGCGGAATCCGCCTCCGGCGGCTTCGTCAATCCGAACGATCACGTCGATGTGGTTCTGACCCGCAAGGGGCCGGGCGCTCCTCCCAGGACGAGTCCTCCACCGGCACACGCCAGTCGCAGACGATCCTGCACAATGTGCGGGTGCTGGCGATCAACTCGCGACTTGGAGAAATGA
- a CDS encoding tetratricopeptide repeat protein, whose amino-acid sequence MYRLCVRSVRLGLFAVAVAALSGCTTDITGSTTTWGDARLAQTGPANLNAYTADRALVEARNHFRNNDFGYSAALYKRVVELSPDNQEGYVGLGASYDKLRRFDLSDRVYATLYNLSGATTQYYNNAGYSYMLRGDLKSALSNFRKAQKLDPENVVVTNNLKMLAKGAGEARV is encoded by the coding sequence ATGTATCGCCTCTGCGTCAGATCAGTACGTCTGGGACTCTTTGCCGTCGCGGTCGCGGCCTTGTCGGGCTGCACCACGGACATCACGGGCAGCACCACGACATGGGGCGACGCCAGGCTGGCGCAGACCGGTCCCGCCAACCTCAACGCCTACACCGCCGACCGCGCTCTGGTGGAAGCCCGCAACCATTTCCGCAACAACGATTTCGGCTACTCCGCCGCGCTGTACAAGCGCGTCGTGGAGCTGTCGCCCGACAACCAGGAAGGCTATGTCGGCCTCGGCGCCTCCTACGACAAGCTGCGCCGTTTCGACCTGTCGGACCGTGTCTACGCGACGCTGTACAATCTCTCCGGCGCCACGACCCAGTATTACAACAACGCCGGCTATTCCTACATGCTGCGCGGTGACCTGAAGTCCGCGCTCAGCAACTTCCGCAAGGCCCAGAAGCTCGACCCGGAAAACGTGGTGGTCACCAACAATCTCAAGATGCTGGCCAAGGGCGCGGGCGAAGCGCGGGTGTAG